Part of the Acidobacteriota bacterium genome is shown below.
AGGAGAAGACCGTCTTCCGGGGTCTCTCCACGCCGGAGGAGAAGGAGCGGTTCATCGAGCAGTTCTGGCTGCGCCGGGACCCCGATCCCAAGACGTCCATCAACGAGTTCAAGGAGGAGCACTACCGCCGCATCGCCTACGCCAACGAGCGCTTCAAGGCGGGACGCGACGGCTGGCTCACCGACCGGGGACGGATCTATATCGTCTTCGGTCCGCCGGCCCACATCGAAATGCATCCCATGGGCGGACTTCACAACCGTTCGCTTTCCGAAGGGGGCGGATCCACCGTCACGTTCCCCTACGAGGTCTGGACCTACCGTTACATCGAGGGGCTGGGAAACGACATCCTCTTCGAATTCGTCGACTCCGGCATGAGCGGCAACTACCGGCTCGCCCTCAGCCCGGACGAAAAGGACGCCCTGCTGATGACCGGCTACGGGCTGACCATGGAGGAGTTCTTCGGATCCAGGACGCGCCTTGACCGGGTCCGGCAGCAGGGGATCCTGCGTCCTCTCGATCACACCGGTCTCGGCATCAACAAGAGCAACCTCCAACTCATCGAGGACTACTTCAAGGCCCTCACTCCCCCCAACATCAAGTACAAGGACCTGCAGAAACTCGTGGGGACGCGCGTCCACTACGAGGAGTTGCCCATCGGCACCCGGGCCTCCATCGTCTGGGTCAACGCCGAGCAGTTCATGGTGCCGGCCACGCTCCAGGTCTGGAACCGCCTGCTGACCTATCAGCCGGAGAACGACATCCGCAGGGCGCGGGTCGAGATCTACGGCGCCGTTCATGACCTCTTGGGAAAGACCGTCTACGAGTTCGAAGACCAGGTCTACGTCGACG
Proteins encoded:
- a CDS encoding GWxTD domain-containing protein gives rise to the protein MSPAIPGLCFFIFAASAAFGQSVRDEESEQHFRNWLDEDVRFIINPEEKTVFRGLSTPEEKERFIEQFWLRRDPDPKTSINEFKEEHYRRIAYANERFKAGRDGWLTDRGRIYIVFGPPAHIEMHPMGGLHNRSLSEGGGSTVTFPYEVWTYRYIEGLGNDILFEFVDSGMSGNYRLALSPDEKDALLMTGYGLTMEEFFGSRTRLDRVRQQGILRPLDHTGLGINKSNLQLIEDYFKALTPPNIKYKDLQKLVGTRVHYEELPIGTRASIVWVNAEQFMVPATLQVWNRLLTYQPENDIRRARVEIYGAVHDLLGKTVYEFEDQVYVDDTGYRPFVEQGKSLYQHTIPLRSGRYKLDWVVRDVHSGKIGTSVHSIVVPPKPEAELFTSTLILADRIRVQQEPDPLEPFATLSGLKVYPNLQKNTFPAGERVGLYFEIYNFSVDSATGEADLRIPLRVLDRNGQVVQEIRLDHVGLTYLGERASASTHLYIDGIGDYRAEISIEDLISGRKKDMSVRFRIQDSSG